In Thermococcus profundus, the genomic stretch TCCGTGTTCAAAGCCGTGATCCATTGCGAATATCAGTGCCCTTCCGTCCCTGCGGAAGAAGCGCTTCAGCCTTCTCCTAACACCAACGCTCTGGTATGCATCCATAGTAATCACCGTGAGTGATATATGTTGGTGATGATTTAAGGTTTTTGCCTTCACCAAAATGTCAAGATAACTACAGCAAAGCTTATATCAGATCATGACAGGATTAAACAGTGCAATGAAGGCCCACTGGCTTGAGTCGGGCATTAAATTTAAGGGGTGATCCCAATGGGTAAGAGTCTGTTTCGGCGCTATCTAGACTACCCAATTCTCCAGAAGATTCTCTGGGGATTGATACTGGGTGCCATCGTTGGTCTGGCTCTTGGAAAAGCCGGTTACGCCGATGCCACCAAGGCGTATATCAAGCCCTTCGGCGACCTCTTCGTCCGCCTGCTGAAAATGCTCGTGATGCCCATTGTGCTCGCGTCCCTGGTGGTGGGTGCGGCGAGCATCAGCCCGGCGAGGCTCGGCAGGGTTGGCGTCAAGATCGTCGTCTACTACCTCATAACCTCGGCCTTCGCCGTCTTCTTTGGCCTCATCATGGGCAGGCTCTTCAGCGTTGGAACGGGAATCCACCTCGGAACCGGAACCGGCAAGGCTATAGAGGCCAAGGCGCCGTCGCTGGTTGATACCCTGCTTAACATAGTACCAACCAACCCCTTCGGTTCGCTCGCCAAGGGTGAGGTTCTCCCGGTGATCTTTTTTGCGATAGTCCTGGGCATAGCGATAACCTACCTCATGAACCGTGAGGACGAGAGGATCAGAACATCTGGAACCACACTCCTCAGGGTCTTTGACGGTCTCGCCGAGGCCATGTACCTCATAGTGGCGGGTGTCATGCAGTACGCTCCGATAGGCGTTTTTGCCCTCATAGCCTACGTCATGGCGGAGCAGGGGACGAAGGTGGTTGGGCCTCTCGCCAAGGTAGTTCTGGCCGTCTACGTCGGCCTGACCCTCCAGATACTCCTAGTCTACTTCGTCCTGCTTAAGATATTTGGCATCGATCCAATGAAGTTCATTAGGAAGGCCAAGGACGCCATGGTGACGGCGTTCGTTACGAGGAGCTCGAGCGGAACCCTTCCAGTTACCATGCGCGTTGCTGAGGAGGAGATGGGCGTTGACAAGGGAATCTACTCCTTCACACTCCCGCTTGGCGCGACAATAAACATGGACGGAACGGCCCTCTACCAGGGTGTCACTGTGCTCTTCGTCGCCAACGCCATCGGCCACCCACTAACCCTAGGCCAGCAGCTCGTCGTCGTCCTAACGGCGGTTTTGGCGTCGATAGGAACAGCGGGCGTCCCTGGTGCCGGGGCCATAATGCTCGCCATGGTTCTCCAGAGCGTCGGCCTTGAGCTCACAGCGGGCAGTCCAGTGGCATTGGCCTATGCAATGATCCTTGGAATCGACGCCATCCTGGACATGGGCAGAACCATGGTCAACGTGACCGGTGACCTTGCAGGAACCACGATAGTTGCCAAAACAGAGGGAGAGCTGGACGAGAGCAAGTGGTGAGCTTTCCTTTTCCTCCACTTTTCTTGGGATACTGTTTTAAGAGCACTTCCCCAATTCGGCCCGGTGGGGTC encodes the following:
- a CDS encoding dicarboxylate/amino acid:cation symporter is translated as MGKSLFRRYLDYPILQKILWGLILGAIVGLALGKAGYADATKAYIKPFGDLFVRLLKMLVMPIVLASLVVGAASISPARLGRVGVKIVVYYLITSAFAVFFGLIMGRLFSVGTGIHLGTGTGKAIEAKAPSLVDTLLNIVPTNPFGSLAKGEVLPVIFFAIVLGIAITYLMNREDERIRTSGTTLLRVFDGLAEAMYLIVAGVMQYAPIGVFALIAYVMAEQGTKVVGPLAKVVLAVYVGLTLQILLVYFVLLKIFGIDPMKFIRKAKDAMVTAFVTRSSSGTLPVTMRVAEEEMGVDKGIYSFTLPLGATINMDGTALYQGVTVLFVANAIGHPLTLGQQLVVVLTAVLASIGTAGVPGAGAIMLAMVLQSVGLELTAGSPVALAYAMILGIDAILDMGRTMVNVTGDLAGTTIVAKTEGELDESKW